The following coding sequences are from one Arcobacter nitrofigilis DSM 7299 window:
- a CDS encoding radical SAM protein, which produces MKPPLVLEIEPTNYCNLKCKMCHVRFMSVEQVEMIDIKSLESVAASTNNTVIQFGAVFEPSIHKQFAQLIRMFSKNGNKILITTNATMLNDDLIKTLEESNNIYSIDFSVDSAVEDTYEKIRVGGKFKKVSNNIRKIVKALEGKNVYFGINAVLMKSNIDELIELIDFAEDIGINGLGLIYMVLRNLSAQDLIDDSLYPIQDYAESKIDEAVEYVIANSLRVVLTSAYLQKTKLKQKYPDNINSNYVLSGNIESKLYKNIRVDLQKGKYPGMDINCTSPWTFAKIMWNGNVQLCYKENIGNIVESSFENIWIGESAEKFRKDVLETKGPCQTCDYYKFCISAASIDTDSKKSFFSGNLLNKADEIFSDN; this is translated from the coding sequence ATGAAACCACCTTTGGTATTAGAAATAGAACCAACTAACTATTGTAATTTAAAATGTAAAATGTGTCATGTTCGTTTTATGTCGGTTGAACAAGTAGAAATGATAGATATTAAATCTTTAGAAAGTGTAGCAGCATCTACTAATAATACAGTAATTCAGTTTGGAGCAGTTTTTGAACCAAGTATACACAAACAATTTGCTCAGTTAATTAGAATGTTTTCTAAAAATGGAAATAAAATATTAATTACAACAAATGCTACTATGCTTAATGATGACTTAATTAAAACATTAGAAGAATCAAATAATATATACTCAATTGATTTTTCTGTTGATTCAGCTGTTGAAGATACTTATGAAAAGATTAGGGTAGGTGGAAAGTTTAAAAAAGTTTCTAACAATATAAGAAAAATTGTAAAAGCTTTAGAAGGGAAAAATGTATATTTTGGAATAAATGCAGTTTTAATGAAAAGTAATATAGATGAATTGATTGAATTAATAGATTTTGCAGAAGATATAGGAATAAATGGTTTAGGGCTTATATATATGGTACTTAGAAATTTATCTGCACAAGATTTAATCGATGATTCTTTATATCCAATTCAAGACTATGCAGAGTCTAAAATAGATGAAGCAGTTGAGTATGTAATAGCAAACTCTTTAAGAGTAGTTTTAACATCTGCCTATTTGCAAAAAACAAAATTAAAACAAAAATATCCTGATAATATTAATAGTAATTATGTTTTATCTGGAAATATAGAATCTAAACTATATAAAAATATAAGAGTAGATTTGCAAAAGGGAAAATATCCAGGAATGGATATAAATTGTACTTCTCCTTGGACGTTTGCAAAAATAATGTGGAATGGAAATGTACAATTATGTTATAAGGAAAATATTGGAAATATAGTAGAATCAAGTTTCGAAAATATTTGGATAGGAGAAAGTGCAGAAAAATTTAGAAAGGATGTTTTAGAAACAAAAGGTCCTTGTCAAACATGTGATTATTATAAGTTTTGTATATCCGCTGCTTCAATTGATACAGATTCGAAAAAAAGTTTTTTTTCTGGAAACTTATTAAATAAAGCAGATGAAATATTTTCTGATAATTAA
- the aepX gene encoding phosphoenolpyruvate mutase encodes MKKVYVGMSADLVHPGHMNILKIAAELGEVTVGLLTDKAIASYKRLPYMTYEQRKAVIENIKGVKNVIKQDTLDYRTNLEKIRPDFVVHGDDWRAGIQNKTRQQVIETLEKWNGKLIEPSYTDGISSTALNKTLKDIGTTPDIRRSRLKRLLSVKPFIRIMETHNALSGLIIENIKSNNIEYDGMWSSSLTDSTSKGKPDIEAVDLSTRINTINEIFEVTTKPMIYDADTGGMAEHFVFTVRTLERTGISAVIIEDKKGLKKNSLFGIDVFQEQETIESFCEKIQMGKRAQITDDFMIIARIESLILEKGINDAIHRAKSYIEAGADGIMIHSRKKTPDEVIEFCEKIREYNEFVPIVAVPTSYNKITALELSKAGVNIVIYANHMLRAAYPGMMSVAKTILENDRSYEVEKSLLSIKDILNLIPGTK; translated from the coding sequence ATGAAAAAAGTATATGTAGGAATGAGTGCTGATCTTGTTCATCCAGGGCATATGAATATATTGAAAATTGCAGCAGAATTAGGAGAAGTTACAGTAGGACTTTTAACGGATAAAGCAATTGCAAGTTATAAAAGACTTCCTTATATGACATATGAGCAAAGAAAAGCTGTAATTGAAAACATTAAAGGTGTTAAAAATGTTATTAAGCAAGATACTTTAGATTATAGAACAAATTTAGAAAAAATAAGACCTGATTTTGTTGTACATGGAGATGATTGGAGAGCAGGTATTCAAAATAAGACAAGACAGCAAGTTATTGAAACTTTAGAGAAATGGAATGGCAAATTAATTGAACCATCTTACACTGATGGCATTTCTTCTACAGCATTAAATAAGACACTAAAAGATATAGGGACTACTCCTGATATTAGAAGGTCAAGATTAAAAAGATTATTATCAGTAAAACCATTTATTAGAATAATGGAAACTCATAATGCATTAAGTGGACTTATAATAGAAAATATAAAAAGTAATAATATCGAATATGATGGAATGTGGTCAAGCTCTTTAACTGATTCAACATCTAAAGGTAAACCTGACATTGAAGCTGTCGATTTAAGTACTAGAATTAATACTATAAATGAAATTTTTGAAGTTACTACTAAACCAATGATTTATGATGCAGACACAGGAGGCATGGCAGAACATTTTGTATTTACAGTTAGAACTTTAGAAAGAACAGGTATTAGTGCTGTAATAATTGAAGATAAAAAAGGTTTAAAAAAGAATTCATTATTTGGTATAGATGTTTTTCAAGAACAGGAGACTATAGAGAGTTTTTGTGAAAAAATACAGATGGGTAAAAGAGCACAAATTACTGATGATTTTATGATAATTGCACGAATTGAGAGTTTAATTTTAGAAAAAGGTATTAATGATGCAATCCATAGAGCAAAGTCTTATATAGAAGCTGGTGCGGATGGAATTATGATTCATTCAAGAAAAAAAACTCCAGATGAGGTAATTGAGTTTTGTGAAAAAATAAGAGAATATAATGAGTTTGTTCCAATAGTTGCAGTACCAACTAGTTATAATAAAATTACAGCATTGGAACTTAGTAAAGCGGGAGTTAATATTGTTATATATGCAAATCATATGTTAAGAGCAGCATATCCAGGCATGATGAGTGTTGCAAAAACTATTTTAGAAAACGATAGAAGTTATGAAGTTGAGAAGTCATTATTATCAATAAAAGATATTCTAAATTTAATTCCTGGAACTAAATAA